The following coding sequences lie in one Pseudomonas syringae CC1557 genomic window:
- a CDS encoding MarR family winged helix-turn-helix transcriptional regulator — translation MSVESLHRAISSGLVAASRQWRRICQNTLVTYGISEACAGPLLAIARLGDGAHQVKVAQAAGMESPTLVRLLDQLCKAGIVCRTEDPNDRRAKALSLTENGRALASAIEAELTRLRADVLQGLQPADLEATVRVLQAFSDAAQREHGSPV, via the coding sequence ATGTCTGTCGAATCACTGCATCGGGCAATCAGCAGTGGTCTGGTGGCGGCCTCTCGCCAATGGCGACGCATCTGTCAGAACACGCTGGTGACCTATGGCATTTCCGAAGCCTGCGCAGGGCCGCTGCTGGCCATCGCACGCTTGGGCGACGGCGCGCATCAGGTGAAAGTGGCCCAGGCGGCTGGCATGGAAAGCCCGACGCTGGTCCGCCTGCTTGATCAACTGTGCAAGGCTGGCATTGTCTGCCGTACTGAAGACCCCAACGACCGCCGCGCCAAGGCCTTGAGCCTGACCGAGAACGGCCGCGCACTGGCCAGCGCCATCGAGGCGGAACTGACCCGCTTGCGCGCCGACGTGCTTCAAGGCCTGCAACCCGCCGACCTGGAAGCCACTGTGCGAGTGTTGCAGGCATTTTCCGACGCAGCGCAGCGTGAGCACGGGAGCCCGGTTTGA
- a CDS encoding heavy metal sensor histidine kinase → MRRQPSLTLRSTLAFALVAMLTVSGAGLYLYQSMEQTVMQRSDHAVLARLDHFRKLLRYDLTMDNLKGSPQLFENMLDSEEDIFIIGEPGKPPVISVNPQHAPLPELPTVAQDQPLQVDDLRSGMSLQGVPLRAAAAQVVSNGVEVRLQAAHLMVKEMAMLASFRQRIYIAVVLVFLITALLGYAVLRRGLRPLRRMAAHAAAITPASLHKRLDSRDTPVELQQLSDAFNAMLDRLDDGYRRLMQFSADLAHEIRTPVGSLMGHCQVALRQNRSVDEYQALLASNLEELERISRLVESILFLARADEAQAALERQSLDLHDELQRVAGYFEGLAEERNLTLSTRGQGTLLADPILLRRALSNLVANAIRYADEDSEILMRVAAVDRHWRIDVENRGPVLPEATLARLFDRFYRGDASRHESSDSNGLGLAIVTAIMHLHGGRVEVAQPAAGRICFSLIFPVA, encoded by the coding sequence ATGCGACGTCAGCCTTCCCTGACCCTGCGCTCGACCCTCGCCTTCGCGCTGGTGGCAATGCTGACCGTCAGCGGCGCGGGCCTTTACCTGTACCAATCCATGGAACAGACCGTCATGCAACGCAGCGACCATGCGGTACTGGCGCGCCTCGACCACTTCCGCAAGCTGCTGCGCTACGACCTGACCATGGATAACCTCAAAGGCAGCCCGCAACTGTTCGAGAACATGCTCGACAGCGAGGAAGACATCTTCATCATCGGCGAACCGGGCAAGCCACCGGTGATTTCGGTCAACCCGCAACATGCACCGCTGCCAGAACTGCCCACCGTGGCGCAGGATCAGCCGCTGCAAGTCGACGACCTGCGCAGCGGCATGAGTCTGCAAGGCGTGCCGTTGCGTGCGGCGGCGGCGCAGGTCGTGTCCAATGGTGTCGAGGTGCGTTTGCAGGCGGCGCACCTGATGGTCAAGGAAATGGCCATGCTCGCCAGCTTCCGTCAGCGCATCTATATAGCAGTGGTGCTGGTGTTTCTGATCACCGCCCTGCTGGGTTATGCAGTGCTGCGGCGCGGTCTGCGGCCTTTGCGCAGGATGGCTGCGCACGCAGCGGCGATCACCCCGGCCAGCCTGCACAAGCGGCTCGACAGCCGCGATACGCCGGTCGAACTGCAGCAATTGAGCGATGCCTTCAATGCCATGCTTGATCGGCTGGACGACGGTTATCGACGCCTGATGCAGTTTTCCGCCGATCTGGCCCACGAGATTCGCACGCCGGTTGGCTCACTCATGGGCCATTGCCAGGTTGCCCTGCGCCAGAACCGCAGCGTCGACGAATACCAGGCGCTGCTGGCCTCGAACCTGGAAGAGCTGGAGCGCATCTCGCGTCTGGTGGAAAGCATTCTGTTTCTGGCGAGAGCCGATGAAGCCCAGGCTGCGCTGGAACGTCAGTCGTTGGACCTTCACGACGAATTGCAACGGGTGGCGGGCTATTTCGAAGGGCTGGCGGAAGAGCGCAATCTGACCCTGAGCACGCGCGGGCAAGGTACATTACTGGCCGATCCGATCCTGCTGCGCCGTGCGCTGAGCAATCTGGTGGCCAACGCAATTCGCTATGCCGATGAAGACAGCGAGATTCTGATGCGAGTAGCTGCAGTTGATCGACACTGGAGAATAGATGTTGAAAATCGCGGGCCGGTGCTGCCGGAGGCTACCCTCGCCCGGCTGTTCGACCGTTTCTACCGTGGCGACGCCTCACGCCATGAAAGCTCTGACTCCAACGGCCTGGGCCTGGCGATTGTCACGGCGATCATGCACCTGCATGGCGGCCGGGTCGAAGTTGCTCAACCCGCCGCTGGCAGAATCTGCTTCAGCCTGATATTTCCAGTGGCGTGA
- a CDS encoding molybdopterin-dependent oxidoreductase: protein MNEPRKRLTQRIRLEPAQQTQLIDIQRRSFLRAGLTVGAMSMLTGCNLQDGDQVDKVLWAMSRWNDRVQAWLFNGQKLAPTYSKAQLTNPFPFNAFYPEYNVPELEIADYRLAVSGLVRDKQPWTLEALRKLPQRTDITRLICIEGWSAVGQWGGVPLKTFLEYIGADTTARFVGFKCADRYYSSLDMPTALHPQTLLALDFGEVALPPDYGYPLRVRVPTKLGFKNPKHIVEIFVSNENPGGYWEDQGYNWFSGI, encoded by the coding sequence ATGAACGAACCTCGTAAACGCTTGACTCAGCGCATCCGCCTGGAGCCTGCACAGCAAACCCAACTGATCGATATTCAGCGGCGTTCGTTTCTGCGCGCCGGGCTGACCGTGGGGGCGATGTCGATGCTCACCGGTTGTAACCTGCAGGACGGCGATCAGGTCGACAAGGTGTTGTGGGCCATGTCGCGCTGGAACGACAGGGTTCAGGCCTGGCTGTTCAATGGCCAGAAACTGGCGCCGACCTACAGCAAGGCGCAGCTGACCAATCCGTTTCCGTTCAATGCGTTCTACCCCGAGTACAACGTGCCCGAGCTTGAAATTGCCGACTACCGGCTGGCGGTTTCAGGGCTGGTACGTGACAAGCAGCCGTGGACGCTGGAAGCGTTGCGCAAGTTGCCGCAACGTACCGACATCACTCGACTGATCTGTATTGAAGGCTGGAGCGCAGTAGGACAGTGGGGCGGTGTGCCGCTGAAGACATTTCTGGAGTACATCGGCGCGGATACCACGGCGCGGTTCGTCGGCTTCAAGTGCGCCGACCGCTATTACTCAAGCCTGGACATGCCCACCGCATTGCACCCGCAGACCCTGCTGGCGCTGGACTTTGGTGAAGTCGCCCTGCCACCGGACTACGGCTACCCGCTACGCGTGCGGGTGCCTACCAAACTGGGCTTCAAGAACCCCAAGCACATCGTCGAAATTTTCGTCAGCAACGAAAACCCCGGCGGGTACTGGGAGGATCAAGGGTACAACTGGTTCAGCGGGATCTAG
- a CDS encoding DUF1656 domain-containing protein, which translates to MIGDLDISGIFIPTFLAMMGIAYLLFLGVHAVLLRAHFYRLVWHRALFNVGLYALLLGAVDTLSRYLMT; encoded by the coding sequence GTGATCGGTGATCTGGATATAAGCGGGATCTTCATTCCCACGTTCCTGGCGATGATGGGCATCGCCTATCTGCTGTTTCTCGGGGTGCACGCAGTACTGCTGCGTGCGCACTTCTACCGTCTGGTCTGGCACCGGGCTTTATTCAACGTAGGTCTATACGCTTTGTTGCTCGGCGCCGTGGATACTCTCAGTCGATACCTGATGACATGA
- a CDS encoding polysaccharide lyase family 7 protein: protein MIDLATWNLSVPTGSTATIIETPKLMKGYRDGYFQSGDTLFFWAPVTGSTTENAKYPRSELRETTADGRVFNWAYSSANNFLRATLEVDQVPSSGKIVIGQIHCYQSTEPLLKVEYQYKEKLKTGNIVAKFRRTPDSEIEVITIAQGVPLDQQFNYTINLSSTGDLTVNAFDAVWYAKLDSAWGSKLFYFKAGVYTQDNTGYTNEGGSATFYKLAIAHEKKT from the coding sequence ATGATCGACCTTGCCACTTGGAATCTTTCCGTCCCCACCGGAAGTACCGCAACCATCATTGAGACCCCCAAATTGATGAAGGGCTATCGGGATGGCTATTTTCAATCGGGAGACACGCTGTTTTTCTGGGCGCCAGTGACCGGATCGACAACCGAGAACGCCAAGTACCCGCGTTCTGAGTTACGCGAGACAACGGCCGACGGCAGGGTCTTCAACTGGGCTTACTCCAGTGCCAATAACTTCCTGCGCGCCACGCTGGAAGTCGATCAGGTGCCGTCCAGCGGCAAGATCGTGATCGGCCAGATTCACTGCTACCAGAGCACCGAGCCGCTGCTGAAGGTGGAGTACCAGTACAAGGAGAAGCTGAAGACAGGCAACATCGTCGCCAAGTTTCGCCGTACGCCGGACTCGGAAATCGAAGTCATCACCATCGCGCAGGGTGTGCCACTCGATCAGCAGTTCAACTACACCATCAACCTGTCGAGTACGGGTGATCTGACGGTCAATGCCTTTGACGCGGTCTGGTACGCCAAGCTGGATTCAGCCTGGGGCAGCAAGCTGTTCTACTTCAAGGCAGGGGTCTATACCCAGGACAACACGGGCTATACCAACGAAGGCGGCTCGGCCACGTTCTACAAGCTGGCCATTGCCCACGAGAAGAAGACGTGA
- a CDS encoding heavy metal response regulator transcription factor: protein MHILLIEDDTKTGEYLKKGLGESGYVVDWTQHGADGLHLALENRYDLIVLDVMLPGIDGWQIIEVLRARQDVPVLFLTARDQLQDRIRGLELGADDYLVKPFSFTELLLRIRTILRRGVVREADHFHLADLELDLLRRRVTRQQQVIVLTNKEFALLHLLLRREGDVLSRAQIASEVWDMNFDSDTNVVDVAIKRLRSKVDLPYPVKLIHTVRGIGYVCEVRPCDVSLP from the coding sequence ATGCATATCCTGCTAATTGAAGACGACACCAAAACCGGCGAGTACCTGAAGAAGGGCCTCGGCGAGTCCGGCTATGTGGTCGACTGGACCCAGCACGGTGCCGACGGCCTGCATCTGGCGCTGGAAAACCGTTACGACCTGATCGTGCTGGACGTGATGCTGCCCGGCATCGACGGCTGGCAGATCATCGAAGTGTTGCGCGCCCGGCAGGACGTGCCCGTGCTGTTCCTGACCGCCCGCGACCAGCTGCAGGACCGGATTCGCGGCCTGGAGCTGGGCGCTGACGATTACCTGGTCAAGCCGTTTTCCTTCACCGAACTGCTGCTGCGCATTCGCACTATCCTGCGCCGTGGCGTGGTGCGCGAAGCCGATCATTTTCACCTGGCTGATCTGGAGCTTGACCTGCTGCGTCGCCGCGTGACGCGTCAGCAGCAGGTCATCGTGCTGACCAACAAGGAGTTCGCCTTGCTGCATCTGTTGTTGCGCCGCGAAGGTGATGTGCTGTCCAGAGCACAGATTGCCTCGGAAGTCTGGGACATGAATTTCGACAGCGACACCAACGTGGTGGACGTTGCCATCAAACGCCTGCGCAGCAAGGTCGACCTGCCCTACCCGGTCAAACTCATCCACACGGTGCGCGGCATCGGTTACGTGTGCGAGGTGCGGCCATGCGACGTCAGCCTTCCCTGA
- a CDS encoding FUSC family protein, whose amino-acid sequence MNGFFSSVPPARDWFYGVRTFGASMLALYIALLMEMPRPYWAMATVYIVSSPFVGPTSSKALYRAAGTLAGAAASVLLVPMFVQTPLLLAIVVGLWTGTLLFLSLHLRTANSYALMLAGYTMPLISLPVVDNPQAVFDIAVSRTEEIFLGIICAAVIGAMFWPRRLAPVFQATTEKWFSDASTYSERFISRTCQAEEIGALRNAMVGSFNSLEMMIGQLRHEGARKQTVRNANELRGRMIHLLPVIDALDDALWALERRTPVLLASVWPLLQHACDWLKNTADGPQDEQWQQLHAELERLQPGSAQLDDRDQLLLSNTLFRLSEWIDLWQDCRTLQYAIKTDNQTPWRAVYRHWRLGRLTPFLDRGLMLYSVASTVLAIIAASVLWILLGWKDGASAVALAAVSCSFFAAMDDPAPQIYRFFFWTMLSVVFASLYLFVVLPNLHDFPMLVLAFAVPFICVGTLTVQPRFFLGTLLTIVNTSSFISIQSAYDADFMNFLNSNLAGPAGLLFAFIWTLVFRPFGVELAVKRLTRFSWRDIASLSEESSLAEHRRMGVQMLDRLMQQLPRLTLTAQDTGIALRELRVALNMLDLIAYTRRATPAAQAQLRQVIDEVSGYFKHCSKAGERLPAPRGLLMAMDRARRSLTDQEMGGNPARVHLLHALSGLRLALLPGVEIVTVAGEMTEQLPHNIDGAPL is encoded by the coding sequence TTGAACGGTTTTTTCTCCAGCGTGCCACCGGCACGCGACTGGTTTTACGGTGTGCGCACCTTCGGTGCCTCGATGCTGGCGCTGTATATTGCGCTGCTGATGGAAATGCCCCGCCCCTACTGGGCGATGGCGACCGTGTACATCGTCTCCAGCCCGTTTGTAGGTCCGACCAGCTCCAAGGCGCTGTATCGCGCGGCCGGGACGCTGGCCGGTGCGGCGGCGTCCGTACTGCTGGTGCCGATGTTCGTGCAGACACCGCTGTTATTGGCCATCGTGGTCGGGCTGTGGACCGGTACGCTGCTGTTTTTGTCCCTGCACCTGCGCACCGCGAACAGCTATGCGCTAATGCTGGCTGGCTACACCATGCCGCTGATTTCCCTGCCGGTGGTCGACAATCCTCAGGCCGTATTCGATATCGCCGTATCGCGCACCGAGGAAATTTTCCTCGGCATCATTTGCGCTGCCGTCATCGGCGCGATGTTCTGGCCGCGCCGCCTTGCACCGGTGTTTCAGGCCACCACGGAGAAGTGGTTCAGTGACGCCTCGACCTACAGCGAGCGCTTTATCAGTCGCACCTGTCAGGCTGAGGAAATCGGCGCCCTGCGCAACGCGATGGTCGGCAGTTTCAACTCGCTGGAAATGATGATCGGCCAGTTGCGCCACGAAGGTGCACGCAAGCAAACCGTGCGTAACGCCAACGAACTACGCGGCCGGATGATTCATCTGCTGCCGGTCATCGATGCACTCGACGACGCGTTATGGGCGCTGGAACGGCGCACGCCCGTGCTTCTGGCCAGCGTCTGGCCGTTGTTGCAGCACGCCTGCGACTGGCTGAAAAATACCGCCGACGGTCCGCAAGACGAGCAATGGCAGCAATTGCACGCTGAGCTGGAGCGCTTGCAGCCGGGCTCCGCGCAACTGGACGATCGTGATCAGTTGCTGCTGTCCAATACCCTGTTCCGCCTGAGTGAATGGATTGATCTGTGGCAGGACTGCCGCACCCTGCAATACGCGATCAAGACCGACAATCAGACACCGTGGCGTGCGGTGTACCGCCATTGGCGACTGGGCCGGCTGACGCCCTTTCTTGATCGTGGCCTAATGCTCTATTCGGTGGCCTCGACCGTGCTGGCGATCATCGCCGCATCGGTACTGTGGATTCTGCTCGGCTGGAAGGACGGCGCCAGTGCGGTAGCGCTGGCGGCAGTCTCGTGCAGCTTCTTTGCAGCGATGGACGACCCGGCCCCGCAAATCTACCGTTTCTTCTTCTGGACCATGCTGTCAGTGGTGTTCGCCAGCCTGTACCTGTTCGTGGTGCTGCCCAACCTGCACGACTTCCCGATGCTGGTACTGGCCTTCGCCGTGCCGTTCATTTGTGTCGGCACCCTGACCGTGCAGCCGCGCTTCTTTCTTGGCACGTTGCTGACCATCGTCAACACCTCGTCCTTCATCAGCATCCAGAGCGCCTACGATGCGGACTTCATGAACTTCCTCAACTCCAACCTGGCGGGTCCGGCCGGGCTGTTGTTCGCTTTTATCTGGACACTGGTGTTTCGCCCGTTCGGGGTTGAACTGGCAGTCAAGCGCCTGACCCGCTTCAGCTGGCGCGACATTGCCAGCCTCAGCGAAGAATCATCGCTGGCCGAACACAGGCGCATGGGCGTGCAGATGCTCGACCGTCTGATGCAGCAACTGCCGCGCCTGACGCTCACCGCACAGGACACCGGCATTGCCCTGCGCGAACTGCGGGTGGCGCTGAACATGCTCGACCTGATTGCCTACACCCGACGCGCCACACCTGCTGCCCAGGCGCAGTTGCGGCAGGTGATTGACGAAGTCAGTGGTTATTTCAAGCACTGCAGCAAAGCCGGTGAACGACTGCCTGCGCCCCGAGGCCTATTGATGGCCATGGACCGCGCGCGCCGCTCGCTGACCGATCAGGAAATGGGTGGTAACCCGGCCCGTGTCCATCTGCTGCACGCGCTCAGCGGCCTGCGTCTGGCGTTGTTGCCGGGTGTGGAGATCGTCACGGTGGCCGGGGAAATGACCGAGCAACTGCCGCACAACATCGATGGAGCGCCCCTGTGA
- a CDS encoding cytochrome b/b6 domain-containing protein — translation MKTRPIHPWPVRLTHWVNAVGMVCMFMSGWAIYNASPLMPFTFPKFLTLGGWLGGSIAWHFAVMWLLVINGLVYVLYGVLSRHFKRDLLPVRPSEVKRDAVDAMRFRLVHVKGQYNAVQRLMYWLVLLMGVLVVVSGLAIWKPVQFQELVALLGGFDFARWVHFGAMTAIGAFVVVHLLLVVLVPSTLLPMITGGRQPNEEGAAKP, via the coding sequence ATGAAAACCCGTCCCATTCATCCGTGGCCGGTGCGTTTGACTCATTGGGTCAATGCGGTGGGCATGGTCTGCATGTTCATGAGCGGTTGGGCCATTTACAACGCATCGCCGCTGATGCCGTTCACCTTTCCCAAATTCCTGACACTCGGCGGCTGGCTGGGCGGTTCCATTGCCTGGCACTTCGCGGTGATGTGGCTGTTGGTCATCAACGGCCTGGTGTATGTGTTGTATGGCGTGCTCAGTCGCCATTTCAAGCGCGATCTACTGCCGGTCCGGCCTTCCGAGGTCAAGCGCGATGCTGTTGATGCGATGCGTTTTCGACTGGTGCACGTCAAGGGTCAGTACAACGCCGTGCAACGCTTGATGTACTGGCTGGTGCTGCTCATGGGTGTGCTGGTGGTGGTGTCGGGTCTCGCCATCTGGAAACCGGTGCAGTTTCAGGAACTGGTTGCCTTGTTGGGCGGTTTCGATTTCGCCCGCTGGGTGCATTTTGGCGCCATGACAGCCATTGGCGCGTTTGTGGTCGTGCATCTGCTGCTGGTTGTGCTGGTGCCGAGCACCTTGTTACCGATGATTACCGGCGGCCGTCAGCCGAACGAAGAGGGGGCTGCCAAGCCATGA
- the efeO gene encoding iron uptake system protein EfeO — protein sequence MKKTPLALLLTLGLLQTPLAAFAATAPLDLVGPVSDYKIYVTENIEELVSHTQQFTDAVKKGDIATAKKLYAPTRVYYESVEPIAELFSDLDASIDSRVDDHEKGVTAEDFTGFHRLEYALFSQNSTKDQGPIADKLMSDVKDLEKRVAELTFPPEKVVGGAAALLEEVAATKISGEEDRYSHTDLYDFQGNIDGAKKIVDLFRPQIEQQDKAFSAKVDKNFATVEKILAKYKTKDGGFETYDKVKENDRKALVGPVNTLAEDLSTLRGKLGLN from the coding sequence ATGAAAAAGACGCCTCTGGCTTTGCTCCTGACGCTTGGCCTGCTTCAGACCCCACTGGCTGCCTTCGCTGCCACCGCGCCACTGGACCTGGTAGGCCCGGTGTCGGACTACAAGATTTACGTGACCGAAAACATTGAAGAGCTGGTCAGCCACACTCAGCAATTCACCGATGCCGTGAAGAAGGGCGACATCGCGACGGCCAAGAAGCTGTACGCACCAACGCGCGTCTACTACGAGTCGGTCGAGCCGATTGCCGAACTGTTCAGTGATCTGGATGCCTCCATCGACTCACGCGTCGATGACCACGAAAAAGGCGTGACGGCAGAAGACTTCACCGGCTTCCATCGCCTGGAATATGCGCTGTTTTCGCAAAACAGCACCAAAGACCAGGGCCCTATCGCCGACAAGCTGATGAGCGACGTCAAGGACCTGGAAAAGCGCGTGGCCGAGCTGACCTTCCCGCCTGAAAAAGTCGTCGGTGGTGCCGCCGCGCTGCTGGAAGAAGTGGCCGCAACCAAGATCTCTGGTGAGGAAGACCGTTACAGCCACACCGACCTGTACGACTTCCAGGGCAACATCGACGGCGCGAAGAAAATCGTCGACCTGTTCCGTCCGCAGATCGAACAGCAGGACAAGGCCTTCTCGGCCAAAGTCGACAAGAACTTCGCGACCGTGGAAAAGATCCTGGCCAAGTACAAAACCAAGGACGGCGGCTTTGAAACTTACGACAAAGTGAAAGAGAACGACCGCAAAGCGCTGGTCGGTCCGGTCAACACCCTGGCCGAAGACCTCTCGACCCTGCGCGGCAAGCTGGGCTTGAACTGA